One Campylobacter sp. MG1 genomic window carries:
- a CDS encoding uracil-DNA glycosylase produces the protein MLNIVDDYLATAKGKELLKALDYEYENNIIYPQKKDLFKAFKLCEIPKVIIIGQDPYHDGSADGLAFSSSIKIPPSLRNIFKEILNDYPNEAVFLQSDLSYLARQGVALLNASLSVQKSKPNSHKHLWEDFFLYVIQRINNDYDNLVFMLWGSFANNYAKYIDTKRHLILSSAHPSPLARGKFFNNQHFLKCNEYLKSKNKSLINWL, from the coding sequence GTGCTAAATATAGTAGATGATTATTTAGCTACTGCTAAGGGTAAAGAACTTTTAAAGGCTTTAGATTACGAATATGAAAATAATATAATTTATCCACAAAAAAAGGATTTATTTAAAGCCTTTAAATTATGTGAAATTCCAAAAGTAATAATAATAGGTCAAGACCCATATCACGATGGAAGTGCTGATGGTTTAGCGTTTTCATCTAGTATTAAAATTCCACCTAGTTTAAGAAATATTTTTAAAGAAATCTTAAATGATTATCCAAATGAAGCTGTATTTTTACAAAGTGATTTGAGCTATTTAGCAAGACAAGGCGTGGCATTATTAAATGCAAGTTTAAGCGTGCAAAAGAGCAAACCTAATTCTCACAAGCATTTATGGGAAGATTTTTTCCTTTATGTTATACAAAGGATTAATAATGATTATGATAATTTAGTCTTTATGTTGTGGGGGAGTTTTGCAAATAATTATGCAAAATATATTGATACTAAAAGGCATTTAATATTAAGCTCGGCTCATCCAAGCCCACTTGCAAGGGGTAAATTTTTTAATAATCAACATTTTTTAAAATGTAATGAATACTTAAAATCAAAAAATAAAAGCCTAATTAATTGGCTATAA